From Rutidosis leptorrhynchoides isolate AG116_Rl617_1_P2 chromosome 3, CSIRO_AGI_Rlap_v1, whole genome shotgun sequence, a single genomic window includes:
- the LOC139901899 gene encoding uncharacterized protein, translating to MHIYWASVYKLPQSTIAEIDKILKRFLWGHSDNVKGKAKVAWKYVCTPEDQGSLGLKSLQEWNEVLLIKQLWKLIEKKNSLWFNWVNLVKLKDKVKNHVYESDDGVVKSVTNSGKKVPYKTSQVWEDMRSVHQLVHWHQVIWFPQANPKHAFILWLIKLDRLTTQDKLAKWYPNLTFKCELCGNCEDSVKHLFFECNFSRMVWTELKKNLLFKGLPGDIQGIINTLARYPFRNQIWDVINRITVAAVAYHVWQERNNRIFKGKRRNANEVLMIVEDGIRMKLASLMVKNSLQVKRAAEIWGMQVEMGRLKLGIGASI from the exons ATGCACATTTATTGGGCATCTGTTTATAAGCTCCCTCAATCCACCATTGCAGAAATTGATAAAATTCTTAAAAGATTCTTATGGGGCCATAGTGATAATGTTAAAGGAAAAGCAAAAGTTGCTTGGAAGTATGTATGTACTCCCGAGGATCAAGGTAGTCTAGGGCTTAAATCATTACAAGAATGGAATGAGGTATTGTTAATAAAGCAGCTATGGAAGTTAATTGAGAAGAAAAATTCCCTGTGGTTCAATTGGGTGAATCTGGTGAAACTTAAAG ATAAAGTTAAGAATCATGTATATGAATCTGATGATGGTGTGGTTAAATCGGTCACTAACAGTGGTAAAAAGGTTCCATATAAGACCAGTCAAGTATGGGAAGATATGAGGAGTGTGCACCAGTTGGTACATTGGCATCAGGTCATTTGGTTTCCACAAGCTAACCCAAAACATGCGTTTATTCTATGGCTTATAAAGTTAGACAGATTAACCACACAGGACAAATTGGCGAAATGGTACCCAAATTTGACATTTAAATGTGAGCTTTGTGGTAATTGTGAGGATTCAGTCAAGCACTTATTCTTTGAATGCAATTTCTCAAGAATGGTGTGGACTGAATTAAAAAAGAATCTTTTGTTTAAGGGATTACCTGGAGATATTCAgggtattattaatacgcttgctCGATATCCATTTCGAAATCAAATTTGGGATGTCATCAATAGAATCACAGTTGCTGCTGTAGCTTATCACGTATGGCAAGAAAGAAATAACAGAATCTTCAAAGGAAAAAGGAGGAATGCAAATGAAGTATTGATGATTGTGGAAGATGGAATTCGTATGAAATTGGCATCTTTAATGGTGAAGAATTCGCTTCAAGTCAAGAGAGCAGCTGAAATTTGGGGCATGCAAGTTGAGATGGGTCGATTGAAGCTGGGAATTGGAGCATCAATTTGA
- the LOC139898347 gene encoding berberine bridge enzyme-like 8 has protein sequence MSLFVLIFVFLFSHAFATSNNDQENFIQCLINSPNLTTPITGDIYTPANSTFPTVLQTYIRNLRFNESTTPKPSIIVTALDLSHIQATILCAKKYNLLLKTRSGGHDYEGLSYVSYANEPYVILDLFNIRAINVSIEDETAWVQAGATLGELFYRISEKSSTHGFPAGVCPTVGIGGHFSGGGYGNMMRKYGLSVDNIIDAEIIDVNGKLLDRKSMGEDLFWAITGGGGVSFGVVVSYKINIVRVPEIVTVFQPRRISEQNVTNVAYKWLRVANKLDNNVFIRMVLDVVNNTNGEKTIRGSFPSLYLGNTTSLLNIMNESFPELGLQRSDCQEMNWTQSILWYYSFPPNSPDSTLLSRIPRSLTHLKRKSDYVKKPISKAGLGFIFKKMIELQLPVLTFNPYGGRMAEISEFAKPFPHRAGNIAKIQYAADWNENGVEIANHNVNLTRVLHEYMTPFVSKSPREAFLNYRDLDIGVNDNGNNSFIEGTVYGFKYFKKTNFMRLVYVKTMVDPGNFFRNEQSIPVLASAGK, from the coding sequence ATGTCTCTTTTTGTCCTAATATTTGTCTTTCTTTTTAGCCATGCATTTGCAACTTCAAACAATGATCAAGAAAACTTCATCCAATGCCTAATCAATTCACCAAACCTTACAACTCCGATCACCGGAGACATCTACACTCCGGCCAACTCTACCTTCCCAACCGTCTTACAAACATACATTCGTAACCTTCGTTTTAACGAATCCACAACTCCAAAACCATCCATAATCGTAACCGCTTTAGACCTTTCACATATTCAAGCCACCATTTTATGTGCAAAAAAATACAACTTATTACTTAAAACACGAAGTGGTGGCCATGATTATGAGGGTTTATCGTACGTTTCGTACGCTAATGAACCTTACGTTATCCTCGATTTGTTTAACATACGAGCGATTAATGTATCGATTGAAGATGAAACTGCATGGGTTCAAGCTGGTGCAACTTTAGGCGAACTTTTTTATCGCATATCCGAAAAAAGTAGCACTCATGGCTTCCCTGCTGGAGTTTGTCCTACAGTTGGAATTGGTGGACATTTTAGCGGTGGAGGGTACGGTAACATGATGCGAAAATACGGTCTTTCAGTCGATAATATCATCGATGCTGAGATCATCGACGTTAATGGTAAACTTCTTGATCGAAAATCGATGGGTGAAGATTTGTTTTGGGCTATtactggtggtggtggtgtgaGTTTTGGGGTGGTGGTTTCATACAAAATAAACATTGTTCGTGTCCCAGAAATCGTTACTGTTTTTCAACCTAGACGAATTTCAGAACAAAATGTTACTAATGTCGCTTACAAGTGGTTACGAGTAGCGAACAAATTAGATAATAATGTTTTTATTCGTATGGTTTTAGACGTGGTAAACAACACGAATGGTGAGAAAACGATTCGTGGTTCGTTTCCAAGTTTGTATCTTGGAAACACTACTTCTTTACTAAACATAATGAACGAAAGTTTCCCTGAATTAGGGTTACAAAGATCAGATTGTCAGGAAATGAATTGGACACAATCGATTTTATGGTACTACAGTTTCCCGCCAAATTCGCCTGATTCGACTCTTTTGAGTCGAATCCCACGATCACTTACTCATCTTAAACGAAAATCCGATTATGTGAAGAAACCTATTTCGAAAGCAGGATTAGGGTTTATATTCAAGAAAATGATTGAGCTACAACTTCCGGTTTTAACTTTTAATCCGTATGGTGGACGAATGGCTGAGATATCCGAATTTGCTAAACCGTTCCCACATCGAGCTGGGAACATTGCAAAGATTCAATACGCGGCGGATTGGAATGAAAATGGAGTCGAAATCGCGAACCATAACGTAAACCTAACTAGGGTTTTGCATGAATACATGACACCATTTGTGTCCAAGTCTCCTAGAGAAGCTTTCTTGAATTATAGGGATTTGGATATTGGTGTTAACGATAATGGGAACAACAGTTTTATTGAAGGGACAGTTTATGGATTCAAATAtttcaaaaagacaaattttatgaGGTTGGTGTATGTGAAAACAATGGTGGATCCTGGTAACTTTTTTAGAAATGAACAAAGTATACCTGTTTTGGCATCTGCCGGAAAGTAG
- the LOC139898349 gene encoding VAMP-like protein YKT61, translated as MKITALLVLKCDSRSDGSDPVILANATDVNHFGYFQRVTVRQFIVFVGRTVAKRTPPDQRHSVQHEEYKVHSYNRNGLCVVGFMDDHYPVRSAFSVLNKVIDEYQKCFGDSWRTAQADSTQPWPYLNDALTKFQDPAEADKLLKIQRELDETKIILHKTIDSVLERGEKLDSLVEKSSDLSAASQMFYKQAKKTNQCCTIL; from the exons ATGAAGATCACAGCTTTACTAGTATTAAAGTGTGATTCGAGATCAGATGGATCGGATCCTGTAATCCTTGCAAACGCAACTGATGTTAATCATTTTGGTTATTTTCAAAGAGTCACCGTTCGTCAGTTCATCGTTTTCGTTGGCCGCACCGTCGCTAAACGTACACCACCTGATCAACGCCATTCCGTACAGCACGAAG AGTATAAGGTGCATTCATATAACAGAAATGGTCTATGTGTGGTGGGATTCATGGATGATCACTATCCTGTTAGAAGTGCATTCTCTGTACTGAACAAG GTGATAGATGAGTATCAGAAGTGTTTTGGTGATTCATGGAGAACAGCACAAGCAGATAGTACTCAACCATGGCCATATCTTAATGATGCTTTAACCAAGTTTCAG GATCCTGCCGAGGCAGATAAGCTGCTAAAAATTCAGAGAGAATTAGATGAAACCAAAATTATTCTT cATAAAACCATTGATAGTGTTCTTGAAAGAGGGGAAAAGCTAGATAGTTTAGTTGAGAAGAGTTCAGATCTCAGTGCAGCTTCTCAG ATGTTCTACAAGCAGGCAAAGAAGACGAATCAATGCTGCACTATATTATGA